One Streptomyces lincolnensis genomic region harbors:
- a CDS encoding DUF6401 family natural product biosynthesis protein → MSPLARISSGYAPRFAEFAFEPAFLAAVDQHVAELRERLDANHPGLIPRPPHREVLADYALGFLDALDEIDWREPVGHDYAVCRLTAISWLVTRHDLV, encoded by the coding sequence ATGTCCCCATTGGCCAGGATCAGCAGCGGCTACGCGCCCCGCTTCGCGGAGTTCGCGTTCGAGCCTGCCTTCCTGGCCGCCGTGGACCAGCATGTGGCCGAGCTCAGGGAGCGGCTCGACGCCAACCACCCCGGGCTGATCCCCCGGCCCCCGCACCGCGAGGTGCTCGCCGACTACGCCCTCGGTTTCCTCGACGCGCTCGACGAGATCGACTGGCGCGAGCCGGTGGGGCACGACTACGCGGTGTGCCGCCTCACCGCCATCAGCTGGCTGGTGACGCGGCACGACCTCGTCTGA
- a CDS encoding nucleoside hydrolase: MTGQPIPVIIDCDTGVDDALALLFAVRHPGLDVRAVTCVAGNTDVDGVVRNTLTVLEQAGAGDIPVARGAERPLLEPLRTAQHVHGRDGMGDLGLPAPTRVPVDVDAVTLLRHEILASPRPVTLIPMAPLTNIALLLRTYPEVVRNIERIVFMGGAVAVGNATPVAEFNVWHDPEAAAVLLTAGVPITMYGLDVFQRVLVPAADVQRLRASSEPALRMAGELLAHRDPATSGDPTPTGGLGDAGAVCAVVDPEGITTEPLPVEVSLAPGPTRGQTVVDRRPVPGESEIHEGRREQPLVDVALEVDVERYVKLWLTVVEGP, translated from the coding sequence GTGACCGGTCAGCCCATCCCGGTGATCATCGACTGCGACACCGGTGTCGACGACGCCCTGGCCCTGCTGTTCGCCGTACGCCACCCCGGTCTCGACGTGCGCGCGGTGACCTGCGTGGCCGGGAACACCGACGTGGACGGTGTCGTCCGCAACACCCTGACCGTGCTGGAGCAGGCCGGAGCCGGGGACATCCCGGTCGCGCGGGGCGCCGAACGGCCGTTGCTCGAGCCGCTGCGCACGGCACAGCACGTGCACGGGCGGGACGGGATGGGCGACCTGGGCCTGCCCGCGCCGACCCGGGTCCCGGTCGACGTGGACGCGGTGACCCTGCTGCGGCACGAGATCCTCGCCTCCCCGCGCCCGGTCACGCTCATCCCCATGGCGCCCCTGACGAACATCGCCCTGCTGCTCCGTACGTACCCCGAGGTCGTCCGGAACATCGAGCGGATCGTGTTCATGGGCGGCGCGGTGGCCGTCGGGAACGCCACCCCGGTCGCCGAGTTCAACGTCTGGCACGACCCGGAGGCGGCCGCCGTGCTGCTCACCGCCGGCGTGCCGATCACCATGTACGGCCTGGACGTGTTCCAGCGGGTCCTCGTCCCGGCCGCCGACGTCCAGCGCCTGCGCGCCAGTTCGGAACCGGCCCTGCGCATGGCCGGCGAACTCCTCGCCCACCGCGACCCGGCGACCTCCGGCGACCCCACCCCCACCGGCGGTCTCGGTGACGCGGGCGCGGTCTGCGCGGTCGTCGACCCCGAGGGCATCACCACCGAACCCCTGCCGGTCGAGGTCTCCCTGGCCCCCGGCCCGACGCGCGGCCAGACGGTCGTCGACCGCCGCCCCGTGCCCGGCGAGTCAGAGATCCACGAGGGCAGGCGCGAACAGCCCCTGGTGGACGTGGCGTTGGAGGTCGACGTCGAGCGGTACGTGAAGCTGTGGCTGACGGTGGTGGAGGGGCCGTAG
- a CDS encoding ATP-binding protein, whose amino-acid sequence MNTEANHVRLLPWTGSHGQPSLLLTDGDGIVSRLADRVEDVQLGLAGRLLERTRGMLPGHGRAIGGLAVLTWQLADALQDALLIAACRRARLRTGKPSVVPPDGVQKARGNPSRCPTGSFALLALPGHDLTSAGIARRHVRDVTRAWGLPPSTADDLETIAGELVANALEHSGSRTVTVTCALSAYAVVISVTDQGGGICKPVAPAAPPRPEQERGRGLLITGTLADRWGTRQADGELTVWAEVGLDPRPVDAEDTEVAEITEI is encoded by the coding sequence ATGAACACCGAGGCCAACCACGTACGGCTCCTGCCCTGGACCGGCAGTCATGGGCAGCCCAGCCTGCTTCTCACCGACGGGGACGGGATCGTCTCCCGGCTCGCGGACCGGGTCGAGGACGTGCAACTCGGGCTGGCGGGACGGCTCCTGGAGCGGACGCGGGGCATGCTCCCGGGGCACGGAAGGGCCATCGGCGGACTCGCCGTACTGACATGGCAGTTGGCCGACGCGTTGCAGGACGCGCTGCTCATCGCCGCCTGTCGGAGGGCCCGTCTGCGGACCGGGAAGCCCTCCGTGGTCCCGCCGGACGGAGTGCAAAAAGCGCGAGGGAATCCATCCCGCTGCCCCACCGGCTCCTTCGCTCTGCTCGCCCTCCCAGGACACGACCTCACCTCCGCCGGCATCGCCCGTCGGCACGTCCGCGACGTCACCCGGGCCTGGGGCCTGCCACCCAGTACGGCGGACGACCTGGAGACGATCGCCGGAGAGCTCGTCGCCAACGCCCTGGAGCACAGCGGGAGTCGGACGGTCACGGTTACCTGCGCGCTCTCCGCATACGCGGTCGTGATCAGTGTGACCGACCAAGGGGGCGGCATCTGCAAGCCGGTGGCGCCTGCCGCACCGCCGCGGCCCGAGCAGGAACGCGGACGTGGACTGCTGATCACCGGAACGCTGGCCGACCGCTGGGGAACGCGTCAGGCGGACGGTGAACTCACGGTCTGGGCCGAGGTCGGCCTCGATCCACGACCCGTCGATGCGGAAGACACAGAGGTCGCGGAGATCACGGAGATCTGA
- a CDS encoding GntR family transcriptional regulator, with product MPREAPYLEVADSLRARILAGEWAVGSRLPSRAQLADEYGVGRNVTQRAMDRLIIEGLLEGRAGSGTYVRKPRERMRMVRSRHRELRGGSPFRADMKEREQAGTWEAHSQARVPAPAPIAERLAISLGDLCVTTRYEFLSDGRPVQLSESWEPMAITDGTPIVLPEMGPLAGMGVVERMHSIGVQVETAVEVPRPARATQAQANLLGISVGDLVLEIERTYYDSDGRPVETADIVVPDVRWEVAYEFGIDGAQ from the coding sequence ATGCCCCGAGAGGCGCCATACCTCGAAGTGGCCGACTCCCTGCGCGCTCGGATCCTTGCGGGAGAGTGGGCGGTGGGGTCTCGGCTCCCCTCCAGGGCACAGCTCGCCGATGAGTACGGCGTAGGCCGCAACGTGACACAACGAGCCATGGATCGCTTGATCATCGAAGGGTTGCTCGAAGGGCGCGCGGGATCGGGTACGTATGTCCGCAAGCCACGCGAGCGGATGCGTATGGTCCGCTCGCGGCATCGCGAACTCCGAGGCGGATCCCCATTCCGTGCCGACATGAAGGAGAGGGAGCAGGCCGGGACTTGGGAAGCACACAGTCAGGCCCGCGTCCCCGCCCCGGCGCCCATCGCGGAACGACTCGCCATTAGTTTGGGGGACCTCTGCGTAACCACTCGGTACGAGTTCCTGTCGGACGGCCGGCCGGTCCAACTCTCCGAATCCTGGGAGCCGATGGCCATCACGGACGGAACACCCATCGTGCTGCCTGAAATGGGCCCGCTGGCCGGCATGGGGGTCGTCGAGCGCATGCACTCCATCGGCGTACAGGTCGAAACGGCGGTCGAAGTACCGCGCCCTGCCAGGGCGACCCAGGCTCAGGCCAATCTGCTGGGTATCAGCGTGGGCGACTTGGTGCTGGAGATCGAGCGGACGTACTACGACAGCGACGGGCGCCCGGTGGAGACGGCAGACATCGTCGTTCCGGACGTGCGCTGGGAAGTGGCCTATGAGTTCGGTATCGACGGGGCCCAGTGA
- a CDS encoding TIGR03943 family putative permease subunit, whose amino-acid sequence MRRYGSCVLLLLVGAAILRISLFSELYLRYVKAGLRPYLIVSGVALVLLGLAMAAVRRATHDDHGDHDDHDDHDEHDGPHEPDDGHGHGHSHERSPRVAWLLTLPALALLLFPPPALGSYSAEREAARQAAQGVGGFPALPDGDPVELTVAEFGSRAVYDSGRSLTGRTVRLTGFVTRDGDGTWYVTRLAVTCCAADATAGKAEVRGAPDGAPPVDTWITVTGTWHPEGALGTDAAWPPVLDAATVERVKAPADPYEQR is encoded by the coding sequence GTGAGGCGCTACGGCTCCTGTGTCCTCCTGCTGCTCGTCGGCGCGGCGATCCTGAGGATCTCCCTCTTCAGCGAGCTGTACCTGCGCTACGTGAAGGCGGGGCTGCGGCCCTACCTGATCGTGTCCGGCGTCGCGCTCGTCCTGCTCGGCCTGGCCATGGCCGCCGTACGACGCGCCACACACGACGACCACGGCGACCACGATGACCACGATGACCATGACGAGCACGACGGCCCGCACGAGCCCGACGACGGGCACGGGCACGGGCACAGTCATGAGCGCAGCCCCCGTGTCGCCTGGCTGCTGACCCTCCCCGCCCTCGCCCTGCTGCTCTTCCCGCCGCCCGCCCTCGGCTCCTACAGCGCGGAGCGCGAGGCCGCCCGGCAGGCCGCGCAGGGCGTGGGCGGCTTCCCGGCGCTGCCCGACGGTGACCCCGTCGAGCTCACCGTCGCGGAGTTCGGCTCGCGGGCGGTCTACGACAGCGGGCGGTCGCTGACGGGCCGTACCGTCCGGCTGACCGGGTTCGTCACCCGCGACGGCGACGGCACCTGGTACGTCACCCGGCTCGCCGTCACCTGCTGCGCCGCCGACGCCACGGCGGGCAAGGCCGAGGTGCGGGGCGCCCCGGACGGCGCCCCGCCGGTCGACACCTGGATCACCGTCACCGGCACCTGGCATCCCGAGGGCGCCCTCGGGACGGACGCGGCCTGGCCGCCTGTCCTGGACGCGGCGACGGTCGAGCGGGTGAAGGCACCGGCGGACCCCTACGAACAGCGGTGA
- a CDS encoding ArsR/SmtB family transcription factor gives MLRVHFTTDDIARVRVAAAPDPLWEIANSVQALVGDDGPLMFGDWRRLVRPRLRPEHGLLTTLLPPRGYSPDFLTPDLGGSGGGLEGAVDTVLRTPRAVLRRDLTRFAASPRRSRALSSGIRAVAEGEREALARLGGTFHDYHRHALAPFWPHIRAQVDADRAVRVRAVLKGGTDGLLASFRPVLRWRPPVLEADYPVDRELHLSGRGLLLQPSFFCFRRPVTLAAPDLPPVLVYPIQHVLGWARPQDSPDSPHRGTAELSALIGRTRAAILQDVVTGRTTGELALRLGISGAAASQHTAVLRRAGLLLSVRRSRHVLHTITPAGLALLEGAASV, from the coding sequence ATGCTGCGGGTGCACTTCACCACCGACGACATCGCACGTGTCCGCGTAGCCGCCGCTCCCGACCCCCTGTGGGAGATAGCCAACAGTGTCCAGGCCCTCGTAGGGGACGACGGCCCCCTGATGTTCGGCGACTGGCGGCGGCTGGTACGGCCGCGGCTGCGCCCGGAGCACGGCCTGCTCACCACGCTGCTGCCGCCGCGGGGCTACTCACCGGACTTCCTGACCCCGGATCTCGGTGGTTCCGGCGGAGGCCTGGAGGGTGCGGTGGACACCGTTCTGCGCACCCCACGGGCCGTCCTGCGCCGGGACCTGACCAGGTTCGCCGCTTCGCCGCGCCGCTCACGGGCCCTGTCGTCCGGCATCCGGGCGGTGGCGGAGGGCGAGCGGGAGGCCCTGGCCCGCCTGGGCGGTACCTTCCACGACTACCACCGGCACGCCCTCGCCCCGTTCTGGCCGCACATCCGGGCACAGGTGGACGCCGACCGGGCCGTCCGCGTCCGGGCGGTCCTGAAGGGCGGTACGGACGGACTGCTGGCGAGCTTCCGTCCCGTACTGCGCTGGCGGCCGCCGGTGTTGGAGGCGGACTACCCGGTGGACCGCGAACTGCATCTGTCCGGCCGCGGTCTGCTCCTCCAGCCGTCCTTCTTCTGCTTCCGAAGACCGGTCACCCTCGCGGCCCCCGACCTGCCGCCCGTGCTCGTCTACCCCATACAGCACGTACTCGGCTGGGCCCGCCCCCAGGACTCCCCGGACTCCCCGCACCGCGGCACCGCCGAACTGAGCGCCCTCATCGGCCGTACCCGCGCCGCGATCCTCCAGGACGTGGTCACCGGCCGCACCACCGGCGAACTCGCCCTCCGCCTGGGCATCTCCGGCGCCGCCGCCAGCCAGCACACGGCGGTCCTGCGCCGGGCCGGCCTGCTGCTGAGCGTCCGCCGCAGCAGACACGTCCTGCACACGATCACCCCCGCGGGCCTCGCCCTGCTGGAAGGCGCGGCTTCCGTCTAA
- a CDS encoding permease encodes MENQRTVQRTVGDGLRIAVRALVYGVLGGAALIALATVASVLGPVLALDLYTPPVAAWWTVFTAVAVQGVPFLLLGTVVSAAIGAFVPEQVFRRLLPRNQALAVPVAGMAGVVLPGCECASVPVAGSLMRRGVAPAAALAFLLSAPAINPVVLVATSVAFPGQPEMVLGRLVASLATAVVMGWLWACFGREKWLRLPERRTGHTGSGLRAFGAGLQHDFLHAGGFLVLGAAAAATFDIVVPRSVLDVFTGSAWLSVLLLALLAVVLCVCSEADAFVAASLSGFSPTARLAFMVVGPMVDLKLIALQTGTFGRAFAVRFSSVTWVVAVLSSVLVGWWLL; translated from the coding sequence GTGGAGAACCAGAGGACTGTCCAGAGGACCGTGGGCGACGGGCTGCGGATCGCCGTACGCGCGCTCGTGTACGGCGTCCTCGGCGGCGCCGCGCTCATCGCCCTCGCCACCGTCGCCTCCGTCCTCGGCCCGGTCCTCGCCCTCGACCTCTACACCCCGCCCGTCGCCGCCTGGTGGACGGTCTTCACGGCCGTCGCGGTCCAGGGCGTGCCGTTCCTGCTGCTCGGTACGGTCGTCTCGGCGGCGATCGGCGCCTTCGTGCCGGAGCAGGTCTTCCGCCGGCTGCTGCCCCGCAACCAGGCCCTCGCCGTCCCCGTGGCCGGCATGGCGGGTGTCGTCCTGCCGGGCTGCGAGTGCGCGTCGGTGCCGGTGGCCGGGAGCCTGATGCGGCGCGGGGTCGCCCCGGCCGCCGCGCTCGCCTTCCTGCTCTCCGCGCCCGCCATCAACCCGGTCGTCCTGGTCGCGACCTCGGTCGCCTTCCCCGGACAACCCGAGATGGTGCTCGGCCGGCTTGTCGCCTCGCTGGCGACCGCGGTGGTGATGGGCTGGCTGTGGGCCTGCTTCGGGCGCGAGAAGTGGCTGCGGCTGCCCGAGCGGCGCACCGGCCACACCGGCTCGGGCCTGCGCGCGTTCGGCGCCGGACTCCAGCACGACTTCCTGCACGCGGGCGGCTTCCTGGTGCTCGGCGCGGCGGCCGCGGCGACCTTCGACATCGTCGTACCGCGTTCCGTCCTGGACGTCTTCACCGGCTCGGCCTGGCTGTCGGTGCTGCTGCTGGCCCTGCTCGCGGTGGTGCTGTGCGTGTGCAGCGAGGCCGACGCGTTCGTCGCCGCCTCGCTCAGCGGCTTCTCGCCCACCGCCCGGCTGGCCTTCATGGTGGTCGGGCCGATGGTCGACCTGAAACTGATCGCGCTCCAGACCGGCACCTTCGGCCGCGCCTTCGCCGTCCGCTTCTCCTCCGTGACCTGGGTGGTGGCCGTGCTGAGCAGCGTGCTCGTCGGGTGGTGGCTGCTGTGA
- a CDS encoding toxin glutamine deamidase domain-containing protein: MSIYAGLVELAAPHPVYETGTAWMLACRTVPQPHYPRTPMLAASIVVPMDGSSPFHPAPGDPLGDLVSAASREDAALRVAGQSRRINARGCTVSLHSTISGARSVPLPWKPFDEAPGWVARLKHRYFSEFTRIPVDSWDDVVKAIAEPGPDTRGVVWVRREIGGHESTGNLLYAHNNNGQVVLLDGLTSSLARLDISMVRELVLLRALPAEHASCRPL, from the coding sequence ATGTCCATCTACGCCGGCCTCGTCGAACTGGCCGCGCCGCATCCGGTGTACGAGACGGGCACGGCGTGGATGCTGGCATGCCGGACCGTGCCCCAGCCCCACTATCCGCGTACGCCGATGCTGGCCGCTTCCATCGTGGTGCCCATGGACGGCAGTTCTCCGTTCCACCCGGCCCCGGGCGACCCGCTCGGGGACCTTGTCTCGGCGGCCTCCCGCGAGGATGCGGCGCTCCGGGTGGCGGGCCAGTCCCGCCGGATCAACGCCCGGGGCTGCACGGTCTCCCTGCACAGCACGATCAGCGGTGCCCGCTCGGTGCCGTTGCCCTGGAAGCCGTTCGACGAAGCGCCCGGCTGGGTGGCACGGCTGAAGCACCGCTATTTCTCCGAGTTCACTCGGATCCCCGTCGACAGCTGGGATGACGTGGTCAAGGCCATTGCCGAGCCAGGCCCGGACACCCGAGGCGTGGTGTGGGTCCGTAGGGAGATCGGCGGCCACGAGTCGACCGGCAACCTCCTATACGCGCACAACAACAACGGGCAGGTCGTCCTGCTGGACGGCCTAACATCGTCGCTCGCCCGGCTCGACATTTCTATGGTCCGGGAGTTGGTCCTGCTCCGTGCACTGCCTGCAGAACACGCATCTTGTCGGCCGCTGTGA
- a CDS encoding GAF and ANTAR domain-containing protein: MRRDDGEGVAGGDPGPCGSAGGETHLPGQNTDRERRFDPVRPADLIAEETRGAPPAEVPGRLCAAAVKLLPVTGATVSLCSDGMPVQLSSSSERAAHLAEVQATLGDGPCVHAAEAGVPVLACDLTEGQDARRWPVFAQQATAAGVRAVYSIPLGSDSVCVGTLDLYSDTPGELTHRELRTAQFVANVMTVALMALPHEEENGRLGDGPWLSGLATDHDEVYQAVGMIMVQLGVDADEALARLRAHAFAHSRTALEVAHDVVSHRKRFGPDR, encoded by the coding sequence GTGCGGCGGGACGACGGTGAGGGCGTCGCCGGCGGCGACCCCGGTCCCTGCGGCTCGGCGGGAGGCGAGACCCACCTGCCCGGACAGAACACCGACCGGGAACGCCGGTTCGACCCAGTGCGCCCGGCCGACCTGATCGCCGAGGAGACGCGGGGCGCTCCGCCCGCGGAGGTGCCCGGACGGCTGTGCGCGGCGGCGGTCAAGCTGCTTCCGGTGACCGGTGCGACCGTGTCGCTGTGCAGCGACGGCATGCCCGTCCAGCTCAGCTCCAGCAGCGAGAGGGCCGCTCATCTGGCGGAGGTCCAGGCCACCCTGGGCGACGGACCCTGCGTGCACGCCGCCGAGGCCGGTGTCCCGGTCCTCGCCTGCGACCTCACCGAGGGCCAGGACGCCCGCCGCTGGCCGGTCTTCGCCCAACAGGCGACGGCGGCCGGGGTACGGGCGGTGTACTCGATCCCGCTGGGCAGCGACAGCGTGTGCGTGGGCACGCTCGACCTGTACAGCGACACCCCCGGCGAACTCACCCACCGCGAACTGCGCACCGCACAGTTCGTGGCCAACGTCATGACGGTGGCCCTGATGGCCCTGCCGCACGAGGAGGAGAACGGCCGCCTGGGGGACGGGCCCTGGCTCAGCGGACTGGCCACCGACCACGACGAGGTCTACCAGGCGGTCGGCATGATCATGGTGCAGCTCGGCGTCGACGCGGACGAGGCGCTGGCCCGCCTGCGCGCCCACGCCTTCGCCCACAGCCGCACCGCCCTGGAAGTGGCACACGACGTGGTCTCCCATCGGAAGCGGTTCGGCCCCGACCGGTGA
- a CDS encoding tellurite resistance TerB family protein gives MALFDRLKDQAKNLQQQAQGARGTTGGHGTTAGHGTTGGHGGAGFGGGAQGGGSRGGSKAQLVGLLKTQLGSLKTELKSGAYRDASMAMCALVAAADGQVDPAEQQQMESMILSNDVLQNFPPDQLRQRFNKHVDLLTRNFAQGKAEALQEIAKAAKKPTEARAVVQTGIVIAGADGYFSQAEQSILREACATLGLNPAEFQL, from the coding sequence ATGGCACTGTTCGACCGGCTCAAGGACCAGGCCAAGAACCTGCAACAGCAGGCGCAGGGCGCACGCGGCACGACCGGCGGGCACGGCACGACCGCGGGGCACGGCACGACCGGCGGCCACGGCGGCGCGGGATTCGGCGGCGGCGCGCAGGGCGGCGGGTCGCGCGGCGGCTCCAAGGCCCAGCTGGTCGGGCTGCTGAAGACCCAGCTCGGCTCGCTGAAGACCGAGCTGAAGAGCGGTGCCTACCGGGACGCCAGCATGGCGATGTGCGCCCTGGTCGCGGCGGCCGACGGGCAGGTGGACCCGGCCGAGCAGCAGCAGATGGAGTCGATGATCCTGAGCAACGACGTGCTCCAGAACTTCCCGCCGGACCAGCTGCGCCAGCGCTTCAACAAGCACGTGGACCTGCTCACCCGCAACTTCGCGCAGGGCAAGGCCGAGGCGCTCCAGGAGATCGCCAAGGCCGCCAAGAAGCCCACCGAGGCCCGTGCCGTCGTCCAGACCGGCATCGTCATCGCCGGTGCCGACGGCTACTTCTCCCAGGCCGAGCAGTCGATCCTGCGCGAGGCGTGCGCGACGCTGGGGCTGAACCCGGCGGAGTTCCAGCTGTAG
- the thrS gene encoding threonine--tRNA ligase, with the protein MNPQHDHRRLGRELDLFDTDPLMGAGLPYWLPDGAVVRHELEEYVRQAERAAGYRHVYSPVLGKRELYEISGHWSHYSDDMFPPMKLGAEEVVLRPSLCPHHALIYRSRSHSYRELPLRMAELGGMYRSELSGVLGGLTRVRSIQLNDAHIFCTLEQAAGEARAALDLIRRAYADLGIRAARYRLSLPGEGGKYVADPELWRRATALLEEVLQGVPYDAVEGEAAFYGPKIDVQITDPAGRESTLSTVQIDFHQPERFDLHYIGADGAKHRPVMVHRSIIGSVERAVAHLVEEHGGAFPAWLAPVQLVVLPVADAQLDRAQEVVRQARARGLRAEAYGPGDGTLGARIRAARLVPYQAVIGEREAEGDEAAVRLRDGRRPGAVAVDGLLRRISDVVGAHGAEL; encoded by the coding sequence ATGAACCCCCAGCACGACCACCGCCGCCTCGGCCGTGAACTCGACCTGTTCGACACCGACCCGCTGATGGGCGCGGGGCTGCCGTACTGGCTGCCCGACGGCGCCGTCGTACGGCACGAGCTGGAGGAGTACGTCCGGCAGGCGGAACGCGCGGCCGGATACCGGCACGTGTACTCGCCGGTCCTCGGCAAACGGGAGCTGTACGAGATCTCGGGCCACTGGTCCCACTACAGCGACGACATGTTCCCGCCGATGAAGCTGGGCGCGGAGGAGGTCGTCCTGCGCCCCAGCCTCTGCCCCCACCACGCCCTGATCTACCGCTCCCGCTCCCACAGCTACCGCGAACTACCCCTGCGTATGGCCGAGTTGGGCGGCATGTACCGCTCGGAGCTGTCGGGCGTGCTGGGCGGTCTGACCCGGGTCCGGTCGATCCAGCTCAACGACGCGCACATCTTCTGCACCCTGGAGCAGGCCGCCGGGGAGGCCCGCGCCGCCCTGGACCTGATCCGCCGCGCCTACGCCGATCTCGGCATCCGCGCCGCCCGGTACCGCCTGTCGCTGCCCGGCGAGGGCGGCAAGTACGTGGCCGACCCCGAGCTGTGGCGGCGGGCCACCGCACTGCTCGAAGAGGTGCTCCAGGGAGTGCCGTACGACGCCGTCGAGGGCGAGGCCGCCTTCTACGGCCCCAAGATCGACGTACAGATCACCGACCCCGCCGGCCGCGAGTCCACCCTGTCCACCGTCCAGATCGACTTCCACCAGCCCGAACGCTTCGACCTGCACTACATCGGCGCCGACGGGGCGAAACACCGCCCGGTCATGGTGCACCGCAGCATCATCGGCAGCGTCGAGCGGGCGGTGGCGCACCTCGTCGAGGAACACGGCGGCGCGTTCCCGGCCTGGCTCGCGCCCGTCCAGCTGGTGGTGCTGCCGGTGGCGGACGCCCAACTGGACCGGGCGCAGGAGGTCGTACGGCAGGCCCGTGCGCGCGGGCTGCGCGCGGAGGCGTACGGCCCCGGCGACGGCACCCTCGGCGCCCGGATCCGGGCCGCCCGGCTCGTGCCGTACCAGGCGGTGATCGGGGAGCGGGAGGCCGAGGGCGACGAGGCGGCCGTACGGCTGCGGGACGGCCGCAGGCCCGGAGCGGTCGCCGTGGACGGGCTGCTGCGGCGGATCTCGGACGTGGTCGGGGCTCACGGCGCCGAACTCTGA
- a CDS encoding helix-turn-helix domain-containing protein has protein sequence MPERDDPVTIGRRVQRLRVERGLTQKQVAEPAYTPAYISTLEAGRVRPSDDALRHLCDRLGVGFEELATGRPARLVTDLRLRLTGAQRTLATGEAEAAAGQYTRLLAEAEELDLGEERAAALLGLGECAVETGELEEARQYFERAEKACGDVPLPARVPALRGRALSHYLAGELRYSVYLLESTIDELNRGGLHDPDALLLLYASVIAPYMDMGAHARAAQAAELALALAPRAGDPALVAHMHRSVARTLLAEGRVAEADASLAKAAELYRQLQIRTELANCHWMRGYVYAQNGELARAEDELRQALTMLSAKRAALYSSQVAVELADVLHRRGRSEEAAALLQDVLSDLSSERGALHSAAAHRLLGIIAEDARDTEAAEEHYVRALSLLERAGAAGDLADLCRLLGDLLRRTGRVEAALDAYRTGLGHRTAPGTTTLGPAPAQPPL, from the coding sequence ATGCCGGAGCGCGACGACCCGGTGACCATCGGGCGCAGGGTGCAGCGGCTGCGGGTCGAGCGCGGGCTGACCCAGAAGCAGGTGGCCGAACCCGCCTACACCCCGGCCTACATCTCCACCCTGGAAGCCGGCCGCGTCCGCCCCTCCGACGACGCGCTGCGCCATCTCTGCGACCGGCTAGGCGTCGGCTTCGAGGAACTGGCCACCGGCCGCCCCGCCCGGCTCGTCACCGACCTGCGGCTGCGGCTCACCGGGGCCCAGCGCACCCTCGCCACCGGGGAGGCCGAGGCGGCGGCCGGGCAGTACACCCGGCTGCTGGCCGAGGCGGAGGAGCTCGACCTCGGCGAGGAGCGGGCCGCGGCCCTGCTCGGGCTCGGCGAATGCGCCGTGGAGACGGGGGAGCTGGAGGAGGCCCGCCAGTACTTCGAGCGGGCGGAGAAGGCGTGCGGCGACGTACCGCTGCCGGCCCGCGTGCCGGCCCTGCGCGGCCGCGCCCTGTCCCACTACCTGGCGGGCGAACTGCGCTACTCCGTCTACCTGCTGGAATCCACCATCGACGAGCTCAACCGCGGCGGCCTGCACGACCCCGACGCGCTGCTCCTGCTCTATGCCAGCGTCATCGCCCCCTACATGGACATGGGCGCGCACGCCCGCGCCGCCCAGGCCGCCGAACTCGCCCTCGCCCTCGCCCCGCGGGCCGGCGACCCCGCCCTCGTCGCCCACATGCACCGCTCCGTCGCCCGCACCCTCCTCGCCGAGGGGCGGGTCGCCGAGGCCGACGCCTCCCTGGCCAAGGCGGCCGAGCTCTACCGCCAGCTCCAGATCCGCACCGAGCTGGCCAACTGCCACTGGATGCGCGGCTACGTCTACGCCCAGAACGGCGAACTCGCCCGGGCCGAGGACGAGTTGCGGCAGGCCCTCACCATGCTCTCCGCCAAGCGCGCCGCCCTCTACTCCAGCCAGGTCGCCGTGGAGCTCGCGGACGTCCTGCACCGGCGCGGCAGATCCGAGGAGGCCGCGGCCCTGCTCCAGGACGTGCTCAGCGACCTCTCCTCCGAGCGCGGCGCCCTGCACTCCGCCGCCGCCCACCGCCTCCTCGGCATCATCGCCGAGGACGCCCGGGACACCGAGGCCGCCGAGGAGCACTACGTCCGCGCCCTGAGCCTGCTGGAGCGCGCGGGCGCCGCCGGTGACCTGGCCGACCTGTGCCGGCTGCTGGGCGATCTGCTCCGCCGTACGGGACGGGTCGAGGCCGCGCTGGACGCGTACCGGACGGGCCTGGGCCACCGTACGGCCCCCGGCACCACCACCCTCGGCCCCGCCCCCGCACAGCCTCCTCTGTGA